CTCAACCATTGAATCATACACTTCTCTAACTTTACCATCTAAACCTCTATCTCTTAAAACCCTAAGAATCCTATTGCAGTTCTTGACATCTGGTGAAAACCCATTCTTCACCATCTTTTCAAACAACCACAAACACCTCTCAACATCTGATTTCTTAGTGAGAACCCACAATATGAAATCAAGAACCCTAACAGAAACTGCGTGATTCGAGTAACCATCAATCAAAGCATCAACAACAGCACCCTCCATGTTGGCATCAATAACTCTCTCAACCACCCAATACGCAGGGCTCATCAAATCATTCTCCAGCAAAACCTCAAGAACACTGCAAAACACAAATTCAGAATGCTTAAACCCCTTCCGCCGCTCGGCCCACCGGAATATCTTCAAAACCGTCGTCGGCCGGCGGCGAATCGAATTAATCACACTCAATAGCAAATCGGAATCGACTACCAAAGCACTGCAGTAATCAGGAACAACCCAGTCGTCATCTCTGAACGCCTTCGGATTCTCTCTCATAGTTTTCAAAATCAGATTTTGATAGAGCCCTCGTGACGATTTAACGTTGACGTTGCCGCCAGAGCTCCCTCTCACTTCACCATTAAAACTCTCTTTTCCCACTTCACCATTAAAGCTATCTTTTCCCAAATCCGAATTGCGATGAAACTGTGAAACGAAGTGAAACCGTACCTTGAAACCGAAGTCGTAATTGAAAGAAGACAGACAGCATAAGGAATCGAGAATTTTTCTGGGAGCTAACGATTTTGAAGCTGGCGACCAAAGGGTCATCCTATGATGCTCTGCAGTTTATCATCAAACAAAGTAAAAAAATGGTGAGTGGAAAAAAAGATGGAAAAAAGTGGATTTATAGGAGGGAAAGGGTTGCTGAAGAGAGGTTTAAAAATGGAGGCGGGAGGTTTAGGGTGGCTTGGCCCATTACCGTGGCGGCGAAAGAATGAAGGGAAGAAACAGAACATCGAAACTTTTGGtgcttcttttttcttcttcattttgttttcctttttcactattttttacctttttctatttaaaaattaaataagagtgAGCCAAATAGATTTGACAGTAGTTGTTTATACTTTGGAACGTTTTCGATTTTGCACATAAATTGTAAAAtctatttcaaattttcaattttcaacataTGCAAAATTTATCGTTTTGGAGTTTGTATTTGAAGACAAATTTTAAAGTAGGTTTGCGAATTAAAAATGGTCcaaattaatgtattttaaaataattaatcaatatcaAAAGTAATGCTTTTCtacattaaaaataatactactatattTCTTTTTATCGATATAATCACAGAATTATCACCACTTTTTTGGTGCCGAATCAGTGTATTAAAATTTATCTGACGGATCTTAACTCTTCAAGTGGTTTAAtacaaatttttatataaatttttcaaGGACAAATTACAAAAGGATTCACGATGAAAAAagggaagaaaaagaaaatggaaagccccattaaaaaaagaaaaaaagaaaaaaaaaagaagcatgACTAAAAGTCTAAGATTTCATAGAAAATTGTCCTCGTTGAACTGCTTAGCCTTCACGATCCATCAGTTTATTTAAGATTGCCTGTCAACACAAAATTGAAAgttaaataatatttcaaattctaTGACATGCTGCATGAATCAAGAAATGAGCTAACTTGCATAGTTTGTGTACTTGATgccaatttttcttttctttttgagacAGAATTAGATGCCAATGTTAATGCTACAAGAGCAATGGATTGCATTTGGAGTTTCAGATTTGGCACCATCAAGATATATACGCACACATGAATAGGCGAAGAGAAGATATTagcattttagatttttttcaATGAGATGCTAAGAGAGACACACCGGGCAAGAGCGATGGGATTTCAACCCCTGCTGTAGTTCATGCCACGATATCAAAAGCTTCACTGGACGGAACTCAGCAGATTGGCCCTGCCCTCTGTTATCCTGGAACGAGATCAGTCCACGCTGCAGAAGATGCTCAAATGCCTAAAGAAGTGAATCAATGTCACGGGTGTGCATAGATGATGGCTATAGATAACAAACAAATATTCTGTTTGAGATGCATGCGCAGTTTAAACAGGAAGTGTTGTCATACACACCCGTAAGCAGACATTCCTTGCATAATAGTCCGATGTTTTGAAGCTGTCGTGTATGCTTTTGTACTCTGCAATGAGAATGAGCGATCAGGGAGGAATTGTTAGAAGGAGGTGAGAGAGGAAAAGAAAATCTACGTACCTTTCATTATAGAATTGAAGTTGCATGATTCCAGCTCTTTGACTTCCAACCTCTTCATGCAAACTAGAAGATAAAGTTCTAAAACAGAGCAATCTGCACACACGAGTCGGATTTTCAATTAACATAGAGAGCAAGAAAGAGTTTAGGTTGGAaacatatttttcctttttttcttctgaAGAATAATTTTAGTTGGAGTAAGTTTTCACTGTAACATTACAGAGGAAAGATACTAGAATTGCTTCAGAAGTCATGTCTGCTCATATGACAGTTTTATAAGATACGTCAAATTTATATGCAACTACGATAAAATTTAAGGTTTCATTACAACTATATCTCAAACAGGAAAAAGTAAGGTCCAATCACTAGTCATCTGAGAGAGCACTGCTTACAAGGCAGTAATAAGTTTCTTTTTTAAGATCGTTAGTGGTTCCTTTTCACTTCTTGTCAGTTAGAAAGTTCAGCAAGTCATTTTATCGCATTTCATTTTCCTTCTCTCAATACATTTTATATTCCCTTATAAGTTGTGTTTTATCTGTGTTAAATCTTGAGGTCCATATTAAAGAGTCTCGAGAATCCAGATGATTGAAGATCTCGTATAACAAAATCATAAGTTGACAAAATAAGATGGATAGTAAAGAGTAAGGCATAAGTAGCTTTAATCCAACTGGAAAATTCTGCTAAAGCTGCGTTTCTATTGGCACAAGACATGATGGACAAAATGATGGAACATGTATTAAGTAATAAAATTCAGGTAGCCGTAGCTATAAAAACAGAAGTTCCTTCAGAAACAAGAAACATCTCAATTTTATGACAGTAAGTGCCTCAGAAAAAGATAAAACCTAGACAATGGCCAAGTATGCACATACCTTTTAGAGCCTCCAGCTTTGGTTGTCTTTGTATGCTTGGAAGTGctgatttaaaattttcaatcgaCAGGGAGCCAGAACTCAAGTCCATATGACAAACAGCACAGAACCTAGTAACAATGGGGGTACAAAGTTATTGAAGAGTAACTAAAAATACTACTAAAAAACATGTTGATTTTACACTTACAAAAATCTCAATAGCTGGCTGACAGTTGAATCAGAATAACATAATTGATCAATGACCCCTTTGAACTCTTCATCTGCCAAAATGTTCTGACATGTCAAGGAACTCTAACCATATTTACTTAAGATTCATGAATCAATCAAGGAGACATTGTTTCATGCGCTGAGATTTTTGTATCAGAACGGACTTATTCTCATATTCTCTTGAGAGGGAAACTTTAAAATGTAGTAGTAAAAGATATAAAAGAACAAGAGGGAAAATAGAGAAATAGAGGAAGAAAAAGCAGGCTAATTAACATTGCGTCATCGCTGTTAGGCCATTCAGCATATTTCGCAGTTAATTAAATGAaacttccatttcctttttaagAAAATAACTTAAGAGAAACTCATGAGAATTACTCCAGGGAGAGGATACAAGTAGTTTTTCATTAAAAGCAGCTCTGAAATCGTTTGGAAGCCTTGAATCCATTGGTAATAGTAGAATGTGCTCTACAAGTCTGCATGTTAACACTGAAGTCATCATAATAGAATATTGTAAGAAAGTTGGCATAGTGTAattgaaacaaaaaataaataattcaccTTTGAAAATCTTCAGAGGAGGAGGGAAGAAACAACAGCTTCCTATGTGAAAAACGAGATCTAACTCTTTTCTCCAACAACTGGTCAGCATCCTACAAACCACAAAGCAGGTTTAAGTTTTTTCAAAAAGACTGGAGTGAGCTTCAAATGAATAATGtttcttatctggtcataataTCAATGGCTGCATCAATAGATAACAAGACAGAAAGCACAAGTAAGAGAAGGGAAGATGTAAAAGGAAAATAatctatgtatatatgtatatagagagagagagaggagcagcTTACCAGTCGGCAACTCACTCCTACTACAACAGCTTGTGATGAGACAGATTGCAGTGCATCAAGTAAACTATAAAGTAGTCGTTGTTTTCCCTGCATATGTAATTAAGTGACATTAGTGATTGGTACAGAAATGAAGCTGCAACTCAACATACATTGGGATATTTTCTTCGTCACTTGATGGTATTACCTCTGTAAAAAGGTCAAACTCTTCTAGAACAAAAACAATTGTTTTATGTGCTAACCCACATTCCCTGGTTGAAATAAATGAATGAATCAATACCCTCTTACAAGAATCGAAAATCAAGAACAAGCTGTTCGTTATATTCCAGAAAACAATGACAGAAACCATAATTTACTTACCGCAATATGGACAGCAAGAATTGAGTGTTTTCATCAAATGAGGCCTGCCAAGTTATTATAAGAAGAGGCAGCAAACTGGTGAGACCAGATGGTATATCGAAACTTAGACTAGTATACTAATTTTACCATTTTAGAGAACTGCAACTGATGCTCCAGACACACTTGCCTAGCTATCTCCTGCATGAAAAGTTTAGTAGGAAATAAGGTAAGGGGAAAGCACAGATTATAAACACACAACAAAATGACATAATGACTTAATCACCAGATAATCTAATtccatcaaatgatacaaaccATAATGTACCAGTTAATAGCATTTTTTATACTTACGAAAAAAACTGAGGCAGTAAAACATTTATAACCCCTTACATTTTGATATTACACATACGtatcttttttatttgtattcCCTTCACCAGAATTTCAAGTTAAGTATCTTGAGTAGAGATTTGGCTCGCATGATTGAATAAATTCCACTTGGATGCATCTGCAAGGCTTGATAATTATAAGCTAATTTGGTTTTCTAAAATATCTTTGCATACTAAAGAAGTCAAAGAAGCTAAATCTAGCATATCTTGAGATTATGCTCTCAGAAATTTTATACAGTGTAATTTCTTAATTGACCATTGCAGTCGATCAAATTGCAACATCTCTATTTCATAGGCCTTCATCTTTAAACTTATGTACTAAAAAGATATGCACATAAACACTATAATAGCAAGTATGAAATAATGGTAATTTGACCTTCAATGCGCAATTGTTGTCGCTGTGCAGTAGCCCATTGAGCTTAACCTGAAACATTAGAACAATGCTAATCATGACAAAATCCAGATAGACGTAGAAGAGTCTTTACTGGTCTTCTTCAATGATAACAAACAGCCATTTAACATTTATGACTACAAATTCATACCACAGAAATCATGTCTGGATGCTCTTTAAGTAGGTCTTCAAGAACTAGCTCCAACACCTAACCAAAAAAAAAGGCACAAAAAAGCATATGAACCCCGACCATCGGCTTCCAAATACTCCAATTAATCAAGATAAATGGAGATATTACGCACCGCTGTTTTTCCACAGCCTCGAGGACCCAAAAGTAGAACTGAATTGTTACATGCCTCAGTTACTGAACTTGATATTATATACTTCAACTTACTGAAAAATAATCGTGAAAAGAAATTAACTTTATGCATCCTATCTTCTCCACCAGTATAAAAACGTCAACATATTTTTCAATTAACCCCAACTGTATCAAAATCGAAGCAATTTAGTAACTCAAATAACGTAAACAACTGATTCGACAAAAAAGCTCCGCACCGACTCTGGGAAACGATAGTTCTCGCTAAATAAACTTCATCATTCGCACAAATTGAATGCGAATTTTCTACCTCCGCTCAGAACAAATTAATTACGCACTAGATTTCCCGCTTTCTTCATACATGATAGAAAATTGccagagagagatagagagggagCGAACCTGTAGTTGGAGTCGGGTAATTGGGAAAAAAAGGAGAAGACAAAAGAAGGATCGGCGATTCTGCTTCTGATGATAAGTTTGGCTAACTCTGCTAGATTTTCCACACCCATTGCTTCTGATGCggcttcctcctcttcttcgTCGTTGTCTCAGAATGTGCAGAAACGCAGAGATTTGAGAATGGCGGGAAAGTTGAGTCGGCGTGATGCTACGGTACGCCACGGTGCACTGCTCTATATCTCATCGTCGAATAATTATGAGGCATTTACATTTTTTTCGTTAAAAAAATAGACTTTTATATGGAGACTCCTAAGTCTTACCTTGGTTCAAATATACATTAGTCCTATAACTTTAATTTTAACATAAATTATATTATGAAATTTTTGATGGGCACAGATTCTAATAAAATGAATGGtgatttttatatagtaaaaaaagAGACTcactattatatatttatatgaaatgaatggttaaaattaaattaaaaataaacttttttataattaaaaaatatttgtaagtATATATGGGatcatattctaaaaaaatgtcatattttaaACACCAAATAGCAAAATATCAGTATTTTTTATAGAATAAGGGAGTAACATTTTTCATATACTTAGaaaaataagtatatataccCATTAACACTTGCTAATATTATGACTTTAGTTTATCGACTATAGTGACTTGCACCTCCTTATCAATACATcaaaaattatttctaaaatatttcatttacaCTAACACTCAATTTAATCACACCAATATacgtaattaattaattaatattattcatttaattCCCCACGCTACCGGCGGCGCACGATAGAACATCCCGTAGCCATTCTCCACTACAATGCGCCGGGCTTCGCTCCCA
The genomic region above belongs to Salvia miltiorrhiza cultivar Shanhuang (shh) chromosome 5, IMPLAD_Smil_shh, whole genome shotgun sequence and contains:
- the LOC131025113 gene encoding origin of replication complex subunit 4 isoform X2, translating into MISVVKLNGLLHSDNNCALKEIARQVCLEHQLQFSKMASFDENTQFLLSILRECGLAHKTIVFVLEEFDLFTEGKQRLLYSLLDALQSVSSQAVVVGVSCRLDADQLLEKRVRSRFSHRKLLFLPSSSEDFQRLVEHILLLPMDSRLPNDFRAAFNEKLLNILADEEFKGVIDQLCYSDSTVSQLLRFLFCAVCHMDLSSGSLSIENFKSALPSIQRQPKLEALKDCSVLELYLLVCMKRLEVKELESCNFNSIMKEYKSIHDSFKTSDYYARNVCLRAFEHLLQRGLISFQDNRGQGQSAEFRPVKLLISWHELQQGLKSHRSCPAILNKLMDREG
- the LOC131025113 gene encoding origin of replication complex subunit 4 isoform X1, whose translation is MGVENLAELAKLIIRSRIADPSFVFSFFSQLPDSNYSKLKYIISSSVTEACNNSVLLLGPRGCGKTAVLELVLEDLLKEHPDMISVVKLNGLLHSDNNCALKEIARQVCLEHQLQFSKMASFDENTQFLLSILRECGLAHKTIVFVLEEFDLFTEGKQRLLYSLLDALQSVSSQAVVVGVSCRLDADQLLEKRVRSRFSHRKLLFLPSSSEDFQRLVEHILLLPMDSRLPNDFRAAFNEKLLNILADEEFKGVIDQLCYSDSTVSQLLRFLFCAVCHMDLSSGSLSIENFKSALPSIQRQPKLEALKDCSVLELYLLVCMKRLEVKELESCNFNSIMKEYKSIHDSFKTSDYYARNVCLRAFEHLLQRGLISFQDNRGQGQSAEFRPVKLLISWHELQQGLKSHRSCPAILNKLMDREG
- the LOC131025111 gene encoding pentatricopeptide repeat-containing protein At1g22960, mitochondrial-like, producing the protein MKKKKEAPKVSMFCFFPSFFRRHEHHRMTLWSPASKSLAPRKILDSLCCLSSFNYDFGFKVRFHFVSQFHRNSDLGKDSFNGEVGKESFNGEVRGSSGGNVNVKSSRGLYQNLILKTMRENPKAFRDDDWVVPDYCSALVVDSDLLLSVINSIRRRPTTVLKIFRWAERRKGFKHSEFVFCSVLEVLLENDLMSPAYWVVERVIDANMEGAVVDALIDGYSNHAVSVRVLDFILWVLTKKSDVERCLWLFEKMVKNGFSPDVKNCNRILRVLRDRGLDGKVREVYDSMVEFKIEPTVVTYNTMLDVFCRREDVQQALSLLQEMQSVGCSPSDATYNVLVAGLSKKGEVEKAKELASEMVSRGLKLSVYSYNSLISGYSHKGMIGEAVGLEEEMKTRGALPNVSTYNALMYGYCKQGRIGCALQWIAVMLKKSIKLDVISYNTLMYGYCLVGDVSEALLLLSEVRERGLNATAVTFNIVIDGLSKLGDLEGARKMKDEMMRHGVSPDIFTYTILVNGCNKIGNVAMAKKFYDEMVQEGLQPDHVAYATFMAGEVKLGQVDVVVRLQEEMLAKGPWA